A genomic stretch from Styela clava chromosome 5, kaStyClav1.hap1.2, whole genome shotgun sequence includes:
- the LOC144422802 gene encoding uncharacterized protein LOC144422802: protein MTSSDFLTCYLCNRSIILGQTKLNCEICGKQLHLECALIFAPSDAPLAQPYFCQACLKETRSYQKFHGAFANNFKVLNELSRCRCQNIEVSDLNIISRSMSKNCFIAFHLNTGSLQKNYDELVNLLSEFATPPHLIAISETWLGVTPNSNISLNNYDFIHKPSITIAGGVGLYVSRDLFFCQIHEYDLEHPDCEDLWINLKINLNISFIIGVIYKHPRKDIIQFTSTISNVLDRLNRDKRLFILLGDWNIDLLGQSTDLATMKYIDTHLANLSLPLITKPTRVTRTSSTLIDNIFTNAINYDLSSFVILTDISDHYPQFCTVSTSIFTRRQNQIFRRDMRNFSIDLYRSDIESSILPISNCQITCDNLNILFDSFVAIIKSSIDAHAPIKPLSRHKTRLLAKPWITKGIRVSVKRKHKMYKTHFKNGTNTQYRTYKTYSNLLAVLINKAKKMYYFNRIKQVSGDIRSTWDLIGRIVNIKKERTPLTAIKTIITDNGSRVNDPLLIANYFNDYFTSIGPNLFEKIPHIEGSFLSNLKNPIKKISFS, encoded by the coding sequence atgaCTAGTAGTGATTTTTTAACATGTTACTTATGTAACAGATCAATAATATTAGgccaaacaaaattaaattgtgaaatatgtggcaAACAATTACACCTCGAATGTGCTCTTATTTTCGCACCCTCAGATGCACCACTAGCTCAGCCTTATTTTTGCCAAGCATGTCTAAAGGAAACTCGATCGTATCAAAAGTTTCATGGTGCTTTTGCTAATAATTTTAAAGTGCTTAATGAACTGAGTAGATGTCGATGCCAAAACATAGAAGTGTCAGATTTGAATATTATTAGTAGGTCCATGTCAAAAAACTGTTTTATTGCTTTCCACTTGAACACTGGATCTCTCCAAAAGAATTATGACGAGCTTGTTAACTTATTGTCTGAATTTGCTACCCCCCCACATCTCATTGCTATTTCTGAAACATGGCTGGGCGTGACCCCTAATTCAAATATATCCTTAAATAATTATGATTTCATTCATAAACCTTCCATAACAATTGCTGGAGGGGTTGGCTTATATGTTAGTCGGGAcctatttttttgtcaaatccATGAATATGACCTAGAGCACCCCGACTGTGAAGATTTATGGATAAACTTGAAAATTAATCTCAATATCTCATTCATAATAGGAGTAATTTATAAGCACCCAAGAAAAGatattattcaatttacaaGTACCATTTCTAATGTATTAGATAGGTTGAACCGGGACAAAAGATTATTCATTTTGCTAGGAGACTGGAACATTGATTTATTGGGACAATCGACAGATTTGGCCACTATGAAATATATAGATACGCATCTTGCCAATTTGTCATTGCCCTTAATTACAAAACCAACAAGAGTGACTCGCACCTCCAGCACACTAATCGATAATATTTTCACCAACGCcataaactatgatttatcGAGCTTTGTTATTTTAACTGATATAAGTGACCATTACCCACAATTTTGCACCGTCTCTACTTCGATATTTACAAGAagacaaaatcaaattttcaggCGTGATATGAGAAATTTCTCAATTGATTTGTATAGATCTGACATAGAATCATCTATCCTCCCAATATCAAATTGCCAAATTACATgtgataatttaaatattttatttgactcATTTGTAGCAATTATTAAATCGAGCATTGATGCTCACGCACCAATAAAACCATTGAGTCGGCATAAAACTAGACTTCTAGCCAAACCTTGGATAACCAAGGGAATTCGTGTTTCAGTTAAAAGGAAacataaaatgtataaaacTCACTTCAAAAATGGTACTAACACGCAATATAGAACGTATAAAACTTATAGCAATTTACTGGCAGTTCTCATAAACAAGGCCAAAAAAATGTACTACTTCAATAGAATTAAACAGGTCAGTGGTGATATTAGATCCACTTGGGACCTAATTGGTCGAATAGTTAACATCAAAAAAGAGAGAACGCCACTGACTGcgataaaaacaataataactGATAATGGATCGAGGGTAAATGATCCATTATTAATCGCCAACTATTTTAATGATTACTTCACTTCTATAGGCCCGAATCTCTTTGAAAAAATCCCCCACATTGAGGGATCTTTTTTGAGTAATCTTAAGAACCCTATAAAAAAAATCTCGTTTTCTTAG
- the LOC144422950 gene encoding uncharacterized protein LOC144422950 isoform X2, producing the protein MNPPRPPPREKTPSKIKKVFIKTTKSTTNEEKLQAGETEAMELLNVSTTSDLSQHSELVSGILPLITRNIINGITLQLPAMIGQCLTDNYDLSDNSDILTQLTPNIGEILNDLNQSMRDIRSELTEIKESRAFHTRLYDDLAKKNKFLEKQASDNKKTIESLLDRIHDLEEDLFYVSEKVEDQERRGRLENLESHGVPISENENTDQIVCNIAKMVGVEIQASDISTSHRMPTGIEKTRTPAITAKFVHRKNKIKIFEKRKLLRSVKSSTDFKHPSKIFIAENLTAINKDLYFRARSAKNNCGYRYTWTSNGKVFVKKNSDVKNSLYIRCEEDLSKIK; encoded by the coding sequence ATGAATCCTCCAAGACCACCTCCGAGAGAAAAAACACCTTCCAAGATCAAAAAGGTGTTTATAAAGACAACAAAAAGTACTACCAATGAGGAAAAACTACAAGCTGGAGAAACGGAAGCAATGGAGCTACTCAACGTTTCAACCACGTCTGACTTGTCGCAGCACAGTGAGTTAGTTAGCGGAATCCTTCCTCTAATAACGAGGAACATAATAAATGGCATAACCCTGCAACTCCCTGCCATGATAGGCCAGTGTCTTACTGACAACTACGACCTATCAGACAACTCAGACATTTTGACCCAGTTAACACCAAACATTGGGGAAATACTCAATGACTTAAATCAATCTATGCGAGATATTAGATCTGAATTGACTGAAATAAAAGAAAGTCGAGCGTTTCATACTAGATTGTATGATGATCTTgcgaaaaagaataaatttttgGAAAAGCAAGCATCTGATAATAAGAAAACTATTGAAAGTCTCCTTGATCGAATACATGATCTAGAAGaagatttattttatgtatccgAAAAAGTAGAAGACCAAGAAAGACGAGGGCGGCTAGAGAACCTGGAGTCCCATGGTGTCCCTATTTCTGAAAATGAGAACACTGACCAAATAGTCTGCAACATCGCAAAGATGGTTGGTGTTGAAATCCAAGCAAGCGATATCTCGACATCACATAGAATGCCAACAGGGATAGAAAAAACTAGAACCCCTGCTATTACTGCCAAATTTGTCCAtcgcaaaaacaaaatcaagatttttgaaaaaaggaAACTCTTGCGTTCAGTAAAATCGAGCACCGACTTCAAACATccatcaaaaatattcatcgcTGAAAATCTAACTGCCATAAATAAAGACCTATACTTCAGAGCTAGatcagcaaaaaataattgcgGATACAGATATACTTGGACTTCAAATGGAAAGGTATTTGTGAAAAAGAACAGTGATGTCAAGAATTCTCTATATATTAGATGTGAAGAAGATCTTTCTAAAATCAAATAA
- the LOC144422951 gene encoding TLC domain-containing protein 4-B-like yields MSTELVIAAGFYAIYQLLFRAISPGFCRRFVNGYEHFSKEQKIKIDSGNSSLCNTVVVYILSFVIVFGSSSVQQWQWGDLTLTSIYICNSISYFISDLHVMTEYRKEINTLPSVYVHHMICIIACYYVLRHEIFLYYLIFRNLSEIVQPFFHVRYYFRCLELSNTKVDQLAGVGLTISFFISRIILVPLFWIQFTSDENVDEFYNNNSKLGPVLLSVSCIGLDLLNVYWFGRIAAAWLRFFRLSKFD; encoded by the exons ATGTCAACTGAACTTGTAATAGCAGCTGGATTTTATGCGATATATCAACTGTTATTCAGAGCAATCTCTCCGGGTTTTTGCCGTCGTTTCGTGAATGGGTACGAACATTTTTCTAAagaacaaaaaatcaaaattgattCTGG AAATTCTTCTTTGTGTAATACAGTAGTAGTTTACATACTCAGTTTTGTCATTGTGTTTGGAAGTTCATCTGTACAACAGTGGCAATG GGGTGATCTAACTCTCACGAGCATTTATATTTGTAACTCAATCTCTTACTTCATCTCAG ATTTGCACGTAATGACTGAATATCGAAAAGAAATTAACACATTACCCAGTGTGTATGTTCATCACATGATCTGCATTATTGCATGTTATTATGTTTTG agacacgaaatatttttatattacttGATATTTCGCAACTTGTCGGAAATAGTTCAACCATTTTTCCATGTAAG ATATTATTTTCGTTGCCTTGAACTCAGCAACACGAAAGTTGACCAGCTCGCTGGCGTTGGATTAACAATATCTTTCTTCATCAGTCGAATAATTCTGGTGCCGTTGTTCTGGATTCAGTTTACATCAGATGAAAACGTTGATGAATTTTATAA CAACAACAGTAAATTGGGACCGGTTCTTCTTAGCGTTAGTTGCATCGGGCTCGACTTGTTGAACGTGTATTGGTTCGGAAGAATAGCTGCGGCCTGGCTAAGATTTTTTCGATTGTCAAAATTCGATTGA